A portion of the Ricinus communis isolate WT05 ecotype wild-type chromosome 10, ASM1957865v1, whole genome shotgun sequence genome contains these proteins:
- the LOC107260759 gene encoding pectinesterase-like produces the protein MAFNLSILSAISLFLFLILFSPCLANFSTSTSGAPQTFCNFTPHPSFCKSSLPSNKSGNIHDYGRFSIHQTLSHARKLLSLVQYFLRLPSIVFPSSTIGALQDCKFLTQLNIDSLSYTLRSINYTNTLQSLEASDLQTLLSASLTNLQTCLDGLQVSRPASGIIDSLLGSLSNGTKHCSISLAFFTHGWIPATKKGRFLLSEREHTFSNLRNSINDGLPLRMSKQDQEIYQSVNKRKLLQATVNTSVLVNQVVIVDRKGSGNFTTINDAVAAAPNNTDLSGGYFLIYVKQGQYKEYVSIPSNKKNIMMIGDGIGRTEITGNRSVVDGWTTFNSATFAVVGQGFVAVNITFRNTAGAIKHQAVAVRNGADMSAFYSCGFEGYQDTLYTHSLRQFYRDCEIYGTIDYIFGNAAVVFQNCRINSRLPLNNQFNAITAQGRTDPNQNTGISIQNCSIKEAKDLATSNLTIKTYLGRPWKEYSRTIFMQSYIASLIDPAGWTPWSGDFALATLYYAEFNNTGVGSRTDNRVTWAGYHVINATDAANFTVTKFVQGDSWLQATGVPYSGGLM, from the exons ATGGCTTTCAATCTGTCTATACTGTCTGCCATTTCTCTCTTTCTGTTTCTCATTCTATTCTCTCCATGTCTTGCAAACTTCTCCACTTCAACGTCTGGGGCACCACAGACATTTTGCAACTTTACGCCTCACCCATCCTTCTGTAAATCATCCTTGCCTTCTAACAAATCTGGCAACATTCATGACTATGGCAGATTTTCCATTCATCAAACACTATCACATGCTAGAAAGCTTCTTTCCCTAGTTCAATATTTCCTCAGGCTCCCCTCAATAGTGTTCCCTTCTAGCACTATTGGTGCCCTTCAGGATTGCAAATTCCTAACTCAACTGAACATTGATTCTTTGTCATACACGTTAAGATCTATCAATTATACTAATACTCTTCAAAGCCTGGAAGCAAGTGATCTGCAAACCTTGCTTAGTGCTTCTTTGACCAACTTACAGACATGTTTAGATGGGCTTCAAGTATCAAGACCAGCCTCAGGCATCATTGATAGCTTGTTGGGTTCTCTTTCTAATGGAACCAAGCATTGTAGTATATCTCTTGCATTTTTTACACATGGTTGGATTCCTGCTACAAAGAAAGGTAGATTTCTGCTATCAGAAAGAGAGCACACATTTTCCAACTTGAGAAATAGTATCAATGATGGTCTGCCATTAAGGATGTCAAAACAAGATCAAGAAATTTACCAGTCGGTGAATAAAAGAAAGCTTCTTCAAGCAACTGTGAATACTAGTGTTTTAGTGAACCAAGTGGTGATTGTGGACAGGAAAGGAAGTGGGAATTTCACAACCATTAATGATGCAGTTGCTGCAGCACCAAATAATACAGATCTTAGCGGTGGCTACTTTTTGATTTATGTGAAGCAGGGACAGTACAAAGAGTATGTTTCCATTCCAAGtaacaagaagaatataatGATGATTGGGGATGGCATTGGCAGGACAGAGATTACTGGTAATCGGAGCGTAGTTGATGGATGGACTACATTTAATTCAGCAACATTTG CTGTTGTTGGGCAAGGATTTGTTGCAGTGAACATAACATTTCGCAATACAGCAGGAGCGATTAAGCATCAAGCAGTAGCAGTTAGAAATGGGGCAGACATGTCAGCATTTTATAGCTGCGGTTTTGAAGGGTATCAAGACACCTTGTATACACATTCTCTAAGGCAATTTTATAGAGACTGTGAAATATATGGCACCATAGATTACATATTTGGTAATGCTGCCGTCGTTTTCCAGAACTGCAGAATTAATTCAAGACTCCCATTAAATAACCAGTTCAATGCCATAACTGCACAAGGTAGAACTGACCCTAATCAAAACACAGGCATTTCAATACAAAATTGCAGTATAAAAGAAGCTAAAGACTTGGCTACTAGCAATTTGActataaaaacatatttagGCAGGCCATGGAAAGAATATTCAAGAACAATTTTCATGCAGTCCTACATTGCTAGTCTAATTGATCCTGCTGGATGGACTCCATGGTCAGGAGACTTTGCACTCGCTACACTATATTATGCAGAATTCAATAATACTGGTGTAGGATCAAGAACTGATAATAGGGTTACATGGGCAGGTTATCATGTAATTAATGCAACTGATGCAGCTAATTTTACTGTTACCAAATTTGTACAAGGAGATTCTTGGCTGCAGGCAACTGGAGTGCCTTATAGTGGTGGTTTAATGTGA
- the LOC8287118 gene encoding putative pectinesterase/pectinesterase inhibitor 22, whose product MTFVNFLFIIFLLLPSSLQVFSIVIPSSLDTQTLIMQACTGVGNQDSCLSNMLAELGKKGTRNATSVLSAAMQASLNEARLAIDTITKFNALSVSYREQLAIEDCKELLDFSVSELAWSLAEMEKIRAGDNNVAYEGNLKAWLSAALSNQDTCLEGFEGTDRHLENFVKGSLKQVTQLIGNVLALYTQLHSMPFKPSRNGTITNTSPEFPQWMTEGDQELLKFGTLGVHVDAIVSLDGSGHYNTITQALNEAPNHSNRRYIIYVKQGIYRENIDMKKKKTNIMLVGDGIGKTVVTGNRNFMQGWTTFRTATVAVSGRGFIARDMTFRNTAGPENHQAVALRVDSDQSAFYRCSMEGYQDTLYAHSLRQFYRECNIYGTIDYIFGNGAAVFQKCKIYTRVPLPLQKVTITAQGRKNPHQSTGFSIQDSYILATQPTYLGRPWKQFSRTVFINTYISGLVQARGWLEWYGNFALGTLWYGEYKNYGPGASLSGRVKWPGYHIIRDAATAKFFTAGQFIDGMSWLPSTGVKFTAGLSN is encoded by the exons ATGACCTTTGttaattttctgtttattaTATTCCTCCTCCTGCCTTCTTCTCTGCAAGTCTTTTCCATTGTAATCCCATCAAGCTTGGATACGCAAACTTTGATCATGCAAGCTTGCACTGGTGTCGGGAACCAGGATTCATGCCTGTCGAACATGTTAGCTGAGCTTGGAAAAAAAGGCACCCGAAATGCAACTTCAGTTCTGAGTGCTGCCATGCAGGCCAGCCTCAATGAAGCAAGGTTAGCAATTGATACGATCACAAAGTTCAATGCTTTGTCTGTAAGCTACCGCGAACAATTAGCCATTGAAGATTGCAAAGAACTTCTCGACTTCTCAGTTTCTGAGCTGGCATGGTCATTGGCGGAGATGGAGAAAATTCGAGCAGGTGATAATAATGTTGCCTATGAAGGCAATCTAAAAGCTTGGCTCAGTGCTGCACTCAGCAACCAAGATACATGTCTTGAAGGCTTTGAAGGCACAGACAGGCATCTTGAGAACTTCGTGAAAGGAAGCCTGAAACAAGTTACACAGCTAATTGGTAATGTGTTAGCTCTGTACACACAACTCCACAGCATGCCATTCAAACCATCGCGAAACGGTACTATCACAAATACAAGTCCTGAGTTCCCACAATGGATGACAGAAGGTGATCAAGAACTCCTAAAGTTCGGTACTCTTGGTGTGCATGTAGATGCTATCGTATCTTTAGATGGAAGTGGCCATTACAATACCATTACACAGGCGCTTAATGAAGCTCCTAATCACAGTAATAGGaggtatattatatatgtaaagcAGGGAATCTACAGGGAGAACATTgatatgaagaagaagaaaaccaaTATTATGTTGGTGGGGGATGGAATTGGAAAGACCGTAGTGACGGGTAATCGCAATTTCATGCAAGGATGGACGACATTTAGAACTGCTACTGTGG CGGTCTCCGGAAGAGGATTCATAGCAAGAGACATGACATTTCGTAACACGGCCGGACCAGAGAACCATCAGGCAGTGGCGCTCCGAGTCGATTCCGACCAATCTGCCTTTTATCGATGCAGCATGGAAGGGTATCAAGACACCCTATATGCTCACTCTCTCCGCCAATTTTACCGTGAATGCAACATTTATGGGACCATAGATTACATCTTTGGCAATGGGGCAGCAGTGTTCCAAAAATGCAAGATATACACTAGAGTCCCACTACCCCTACAAAAGGTAACAATAACAGCTCAGGGTAGGAAAAATCCCCATCAAAGCACTGGATTTTCAATTCAAGATAGCTATATTTTGGCTACACAACCAACATATTTAGGCAGGCCATGGAAGCAATTTTCTAGGACAGTTTTTATAAACACATATATCAGTGGTTTGGTCCAAGCTAGAGGGTGGCTTGAGTGGTACGGTAACTTTGCCTTGGGTACATTATGGTATGGCGAGTATAAGAATTATGGGCCTGGGGCATCTCTATCTGGCAGGGTCAAATGGCCTGGATACCACATTATCCGGGATGCTGCCACGGCCAAGTTCTTTACTGCCGGCCAGTTCATAGATGGCATGTCGTGGCTGCCGTCAACTGGTGTAAAGTTCACCGCAGGTTTAAGTAATTAA
- the LOC8287120 gene encoding F-box/LRR-repeat protein 3 — protein sequence MSCQSIISALTEDILIKVNDKLISESDRKTFRLVCKEFHKIESLTRKTLRILRFEFLLPLLLKFNNIDSLDLSVCPRIDDATVSLLLRRDSAGGLLRKLKSLNLSRATGLRFTGLEMIIRACPFLERVDVSYCCGFGDREAAAISCGGGLKELTLDKCLGVSDVGLAKIAVGCGRLEKISLKWCMEISDLGVDLLCKKCVDLKFLDVSYLKVTSDSLRSIASLPKLEVLSLVGCTSVDDVGFQYLGNGCPLLQEIDLSRCDCLSSSGLISIIRGHTGLRLIRAAYCVSELSPTVLHCMKDLKNLTTIIINGARVSDTVFQTISSYCSSLSQIGLSKCIGVTNMGIAQLVSGGLNLKVLSLTCCHSITDAAISTIADSCRNLVCLKLESCNMITEKGLEQLGSNCLLLEELDLTECSGINDTGLECLSRCSGLLCLKLGLCTNISDKGLFHIASNCSKLNELDLYRCSGIGDDGLAALSSGCKKLKKLNVSYCNHITDVGMKYLGYLEELSDLELRGLDKITSVGLTAFAAKCNTLADLDLKHCEKIDDSGFCALAYYSKNLRQINLSHCTLSDMVLCMLMGNLTRLQDAKLVHLKNVTVEGFELALRACCVRIKKVKLVAPLRFLLSLEILEILRARGCTIRWD from the exons ATGTCGTGTCAATCTATAATCTCGGCCTTAACAGAGGATATACTCATAAAAGTCAATGACAAGCTCATTTCCGAGTCGGATCGGAAAACATTTCGTCTCGTTTGCAAAGAATTCCACAAAATCGAATCACTAACTCGCAAAACGCTGCGTATCCTCCGCTTCGAATTTCTCTTACCTCTTCTTCTTAAGTTTAACAACATTGACTCTTTAGACCTTTCCGTTTGTCCACGTATTGACGACGCAACAGTGTCGTTGCTGTTAAGACGCGACTCAGCCGGAGGATTACTCAGAAAGCTGAAATCTTTGAACTTGAGTCGGGCTACTGGGTTGAGATTCACGGGTCTGGAGATGATAATACGGGCATGCCCGTTTCTGGAGCGGGTTGACGTGTCTTATTGTTGTGGGTTTGGTGATAGAGAGGCTGCAGCGATATCTTGTGGTGGTGGATTAAAGGAGCTGACTTTGGATAAATGTTTGGGAGTAAGTGATGTTGGGTTAGCGAAGATCGCTGTTGGTTGTGGAAGATTGGAGAAGATTAGTTTGAAATGGTGTATGGAGATATCTGATCTGGGTGTCGACCTTTTGTGTAAAAAATGTGTTGACCTGAAGTTTCTTGATGTTTCTTATCTGAAG GTGACCAGTGATTCACTCCGTTCGATTGCTTCTTTGCCAAAATTGGAGGTTTTGTCTTTGGTGGGGTGCACTTCGGTGGATGATGTTGGATTCCAATATCTTGGAAATGGATGTCCTTTACTACAG GAAATTGATCTGTCAAGGTGTGATTGTTTGAGTTCCTCTGGCCTGATTTCTATAATTAGAGGACATACTGGACTTAGGCTGATCCGTGCTGCTTACTGCGTTTCA GAACTTTCGCCTACAGTTCTCCACTGCATGAAAGACTTGAAGAATCTGACCACGATTATAATTAATGGGGCTCGAGTTTCAGACACTGTTTTCCAGACCATAAGTAGCTACTGCAGTTCTTTGTCACAAATTGGGTTGAGCAAATGCATTGGGGTAACTAATATGGGCATTGCACAGCTAGTCTCTGGTGGTTTGAACTTGAAGGTCCTAAGTTTAACATGTTGCCATTCCATAACTGACGCTGCAATTTCTACTATAGCAGACTCTTGTAGGAACCTTGTGTGCCTGAAGTTAGAGTCTTGCAATATGATCACTGAAAAGGGTCTTGAACAGCTTGGATCAAACTGCTTGTTGCTCGAGGAGCTTGATCTCACTGAGTGTTCTGGAATAAATGACACAG GGCTTGAATGTCTTTCTAGATGTTCAGGACTTCTATGCTTGAAATTAGGACTCTGCACGAACATTTCGGACAAAGGACTGTTTCACATTGCTTCTAATTGTTCGAAGCTTAATGAACTGGATCTATACCG CTGTAGCGGTATTGGAGATGATGGTTTAGCTGCTTTATCAAGTGGTTGCAAGAAGTTGAAGAAACTCAATGTGTCCTACTGCAATCATATTACTGATGTAGGGATGAAATATCTTGGTTATCTGGAGGAGCTCTCTGACCTGGAATTGCGGGGGCTTGACAAAATTACAAGTGTAGGTTTGACAGCATTTGCAGCCAAGTGTAACACGCTAGCAGATTTGGACCTGAAACATTGTGAGAAAATTGATGATTCAGGATTCTGTGCACTTGCTTATTACTCAAAAAACTTGCGGCAG ATAAATTTGAGCCACTGCACTCTATCGGACATGGTGTTATGCATGCTGATGGGAAATCTGACACGCTTGCAAGATGCAAAACTTGTGCACCTCAAAAATGTCACCGTGGAAGGGTTTGAGCTTGCGCTTAGGGCTTGCTGTGTCCGGATCAAGAAGGTTAAATTAGTTGCTCCTCTCAGATTCTTGCTTTCCTTGGAAATACTTGAGATTTTACGTGCCAGGGGTTGCACAATTAGATGGGATTAA